In a single window of the Bacteroidota bacterium genome:
- a CDS encoding M15 family metallopeptidase: MNFLRRYSALALVVLSVEVLLLYLFRTPLKDVARVPRTFEQVMFGDNVFSASVLPSLFTSSEPSTINHQPLAIIKHTFLEQKLIAFGLVNINTLDPSIKVNLKYSTEDNFLHKNMYGELKNCYLQKDIADKVMKAQKILKEKFPFYSLIIYDGVRPLSIQQMMWDELQVPEKLKDKYVSNPEVGSLHNFGCAVDVSIVNEDSWEMDMGTPYDYFGELGHPIAESRMIEEGKLTWRQFENRKLLRDVMAEAGFMGITTEWWHFNGNSLNTAGEKYHIVE; encoded by the coding sequence GTGAATTTCCTTAGAAGATATTCTGCATTGGCACTGGTAGTTCTCTCCGTTGAAGTACTCCTGCTCTATCTCTTCCGCACACCACTGAAAGATGTTGCACGCGTTCCGAGAACATTCGAACAAGTAATGTTTGGAGATAACGTTTTTTCCGCTTCTGTACTGCCATCCTTATTCACCTCTTCAGAACCATCAACCATCAATCATCAACCATTAGCCATTATCAAACACACTTTCCTCGAACAAAAATTAATTGCTTTTGGACTAGTTAATATAAACACCCTTGATCCTTCTATTAAAGTCAATCTGAAATATTCCACAGAAGATAATTTTCTGCACAAGAATATGTACGGAGAATTAAAAAATTGTTACCTACAAAAAGACATTGCTGATAAAGTTATGAAAGCTCAAAAAATTCTGAAAGAAAAATTTCCGTTCTACTCATTAATTATCTACGATGGAGTGCGCCCCCTTTCAATTCAACAGATGATGTGGGATGAACTGCAAGTGCCCGAAAAACTAAAAGACAAATATGTTTCAAATCCTGAAGTGGGTTCGCTTCACAACTTTGGTTGCGCGGTGGATGTGAGCATTGTGAATGAAGATTCTTGGGAAATGGACATGGGTACTCCTTACGATTATTTTGGAGAACTCGGCCACCCAATTGCCGAATCAAGAATGATTGAAGAAGGAAAACTCACATGGCGTCAGTTTGAAAACAGAAAACTTCTGCGTGATGTAATGGCAGAAGCCGGCTTCATGGGCATCACCACTGAATGGTGGCATTTTAACGGAAACTCTCTGAATACAGCCGGAGAAAAATATCACATCGTAGAATGA
- a CDS encoding NAD(P) transhydrogenase subunit alpha produces MENILNFISENQMTFYFVILSIFVGVEVIGNVPTVLHTPLMSGANAIHGVVIVGAIFVMLNVDPENYLALALGFLAVFLGTLNVVGGFVVTDRMLEMFKKKK; encoded by the coding sequence ATGGAAAATATTCTAAATTTTATCTCCGAAAATCAGATGACATTTTACTTCGTCATCCTTTCCATCTTCGTTGGGGTGGAAGTAATCGGAAATGTGCCGACCGTTTTGCACACACCGCTGATGAGCGGAGCAAATGCCATTCACGGAGTAGTGATTGTAGGAGCCATCTTCGTAATGCTGAATGTGGATCCTGAAAATTATCTGGCGCTCGCTCTCGGATTTCTCGCGGTGTTTCTCGGAACACTGAATGTGGTCGGAGGGTTTGTGGTGACAGACAGAATGTTGGAAATGTTTAAAAAGAAAAAATAA
- a CDS encoding Re/Si-specific NAD(P)(+) transhydrogenase subunit alpha, with amino-acid sequence MKFSVPKETKLKENRVALTPDVVKGLVKKGFEIVVEAGAGLNSFYADDAYTAAGASIVDKNKCYSDSDVVLKVNAPLPEEISMMKKEAILISFMFAATNPQLVEACSKAGISAFSMDAVPRISRAQKMDALSSQANLAGYKAVIMAADTLGKIFPMMTTAAGTIRPSKVVIFGAGVAGLQAIATAKRLGAVVEVSDIRPETKEQVQSLGGKFIEVKGDDSIKMEGGYVKGVSDEFLKKQQELVGKHVKEADIVITTALIPGRKAPLLVTEEMVKSMKFGSVILDMAVESGGNVVGSELNKTVVKHGVTIIGEGNIPSLLPLNASDLYAKNIETLLLHLADKDKFKWEMEEDITKGSLIVHKGVAVHPSVSKPVNA; translated from the coding sequence ATGAAATTCTCAGTACCCAAAGAAACCAAACTGAAAGAAAACCGCGTGGCGCTCACTCCCGATGTGGTGAAAGGGCTCGTCAAAAAAGGTTTCGAAATTGTGGTGGAAGCAGGAGCGGGCTTAAATTCCTTTTATGCCGATGATGCTTACACCGCTGCCGGGGCAAGTATAGTTGACAAAAACAAATGCTATTCTGATTCCGATGTGGTGCTGAAAGTGAATGCGCCACTGCCCGAAGAAATTTCTATGATGAAGAAAGAAGCGATTCTGATTTCATTCATGTTCGCAGCAACAAATCCTCAATTGGTGGAAGCATGTTCTAAAGCCGGCATCTCGGCTTTTTCCATGGATGCGGTGCCTCGTATTTCGCGCGCTCAAAAAATGGATGCACTTTCTTCACAAGCGAATCTGGCCGGATATAAAGCTGTGATTATGGCGGCCGACACATTAGGAAAAATATTCCCGATGATGACAACCGCTGCTGGAACAATTCGTCCCTCTAAAGTTGTAATCTTTGGAGCGGGAGTTGCAGGACTGCAGGCAATTGCAACAGCAAAACGTTTAGGAGCTGTAGTAGAAGTATCTGATATACGCCCAGAAACAAAAGAGCAAGTACAATCTCTTGGCGGGAAATTTATTGAAGTGAAAGGAGATGATTCTATTAAAATGGAAGGCGGATATGTAAAAGGAGTGTCGGATGAATTTCTGAAGAAGCAGCAGGAATTAGTTGGCAAACATGTGAAAGAAGCCGACATCGTAATCACCACCGCACTTATTCCCGGAAGGAAAGCTCCTCTTCTCGTTACAGAAGAAATGGTGAAGAGCATGAAATTCGGTTCTGTGATTCTTGACATGGCTGTTGAATCCGGAGGAAATGTGGTGGGAAGCGAACTCAACAAAACAGTAGTGAAGCACGGAGTCACCATTATTGGCGAAGGAAATATCCCATCGCTTCTTCCGCTGAACGCAAGCGACCTTTACGCAAAAAATATTGAAACACTTCTACTCCACCTTGCCGATAAAGACAAATTCAAATGGGAGATGGAAGAAGATATCACAAAAGGAAGTTTAATCGTGCACAAAGGAGTGGCGGTACATCCAAGTGTAAGTAAACCAGTAAACGCATAA